A stretch of Hydractinia symbiolongicarpus strain clone_291-10 chromosome 9, HSymV2.1, whole genome shotgun sequence DNA encodes these proteins:
- the LOC130656632 gene encoding uncharacterized protein LOC130656632 produces the protein MLRFITQRLKSQSINEVKPVDKERDHCEFPEDMEDCVMGKNEVNLPDSLNDDSHLTRVASISSEDKENAHHDETADSCNEYYCKQCCENQNNECASCLWRKSMKKLIPYQPLPNHTFMDFNQGEKRKYSARKCNHIQLPSLIHHSSNDSSSSDDEIKDLCAKYKCVSSSPTEKKTITATSTMLKYHKRIVCVERVGVPRPSLNLEKMQQKLFKRQRPRLVRIKAVKPYKPSDLGDYVAFKPINVTNANFPTSRLIPVEEPLQTSGCVF, from the exons ATGCTTCGATTTATTACTCAAAGACTCAAAAGCCAATCTATTAATGAAGTTAAGCCA GTTGATAAAGAAAGAGATCATTGTGAGTTTCCTGAAGATATGGAAGATTGTGTAATGGGAAAGAACG AAGTTAATCTTCCTGATTCGTTAAATGATGACAGCCATCTAACAAGAGTAGCAAGTATTTCATCAGAGGACAAAGAAAATGCGCACCATGACGAAACAGCTGATAGCTGTAACGAATACTATTGCAAGCAATGTTGTGAAAACCAAAATAACGAATGTGCTTCTTGCTTGTGGAGGAAGTCCATGAAAAAGTTAATTCCCTACCAGCCATTACCTAATCACACGTTTATGGATTTTAATCAGGGTGAAAAAAGGAAATATTCTGCAAGGAAGTGCAACCATATCCAGCTACCATCTTTAATTCATCACAGTTCCAACGATAGCAGTTCGTCTGACGATGAAATAAAAGACTTATGCGCGAAATATAAATGTGTCAGCTCGAGTCCTACGGAAAAAAAGACAATCACTGCTACATCTACCATGTTGAAATACCATAAGCGTATTGTTTGCGTGGAACGTGTGGGAGTGCCACGCCCTTCATTGAACTTAGAAAAAATGCAGCAG aaACTTTTCAAGAGGCAAAGACCAAGATTAGTCAGAATTAAG gctGTGAAACCATACAAGCCTAGCGATTTAGGAGATTATGTAGCGTTTAAGCCGATCAACGTGACCAATGCAAATTTTCCAACCAGTCGTTTAATCCCTGTGGAGGAGCCGTTACAGACATCGGGGTGTGTGTTCTAA
- the LOC130656628 gene encoding sorting nexin-32-like codes for MMDIDDQNLLEDSSEKKRSDSSHTVDLHENLLAVDISDALSEREKVKFTVHTKTELKDFQGTEFSVTRDHEEFIWLHDRYVENEEYAGIVIPPPPPKPDFDASREKLQKLSEGEGTMTKEEFQKMKQELEAEYLATFKKTVAMHEVFLTRLAAHPVLRNDHNYRVFLEYKEDLSVRGRNTKDFFKGIAKGIAKGVDEKVLLSGQKDVDEYFESEKKFYVNFHARIKDGAQKCERMTAMHKKMADVMIKISSGLGALGTSEESKLAPIFNKSAETFEKLRKLEGRMATDEDLKLADLLKYHMRDAEAAKGLLYRRMRCLANLETANKNLDKARAKNKDVANATTNQQDASEKFEMLSDTAKTELSDLRKKKVAHFKKNLVELSDLELKHAKAQVTLLTNAVNLLREM; via the exons GATATTGATGATCAAAATCTGTTGGAAGACAGTAGTGAAAAAAAG CGAAGTGACAGTTCACATACTGTTGATTTGCATGAAAACCTTCTGGCTGTTGATATATCGGATGCGTTAAGTGAACGTGAAAAAGTAAAGTTTACTGTCCACACTAAG aCTGAGCTAAAAGACTTCCAAGGAACTGAATTTTCTGTTACCCGTGATCACGAAGAATTTATATGGTTGCATGATCGCTACGTTGAAAATGAGGAGTATGCTGGTATTGTG ataccaccaccaccacctaaACCTGATTTTGATGCAAGCCgtgaaaaattgcaaaaactGAGCGAAg GCGAGGGAACAATGACCAAGGAAGAGTTTCAAAAAATGAAGCAAGAACTTGAAGC cGAATACTTAGCTACATTTAAAAAGACTGTTGCAATGcatgaagtttttttgacaaGACTGGCTGCACATCCTGTCTTACGTAATGATCACAACTACAGAGTTTTCCTCGAATATAAAGAAGAT CTAAGCGTGAGAGGGCGAAACACCAAAGATTTTTTCAAAGGTATAGCAAAAGGCATTGCAAAGGGAGTGGATGAAAAGGTTCTATTGTCTGGACAAAAG gaTGTTGATGAATATTTTGAGAGCGAGAAaaaattttatgtcaatttcCATGCAAG GATCAAGGACGGTGCTCAGAAATGTGAACGAATGACAGCAATGCACAAAAAGATGGCGGATGTAATGATCAAAATATCCTCTGGGTTAGGTGCACTGGGAACAAGTGAAGAATCCAAACTGGCACC aattttcAACAAATCAGCAGAAACTTTCGAAAAGTTGAGG AAACTTGAAGGACGTATGGCCACGGATGAAGATCTCAAATTAGCGGACCTACTGAAGTATCATATGAGAGATGCTGAGGCAGCAAAAGGTCTTCTTTACAGACGAATGAGATGTTTAGCTAATTTAGAGACCGCTAACAAGAACTTAGATAAAGCTAGAGCCAAGAACAAGGATGTTGCGAAT GCGACCACGAATCAACAAGATGCtagcgagaaatttgaaatgCTATCCGACACAGCAAAAACAG AACTTTCagatttaagaaaaaagaaagttgcGCATTTTAAGAAAAACCTA gttGAGCTTTCTGATTTGGAGTTAAAACACGCAAAG GCTCAAGTTACACTGCTAACGAATGCTGTTAATTTGTTAAGAGAAATGTGA